The genomic DNA TGTTCTGAAAGCGGATAGCGCCGAACCGGTCAACTCCGATCTCGTCGTACAGTATAAGGACGGTGATCGCAACAATGCAACCGACAACCAGATCAAGCCGCATTTCAATATTCAAAATAAAGGGACCAGCCCAGTAGATCTGAGTTCCCTTACCATGCGCTACTATTTTACCAAAGACAGCTCTGCAGCGATGAACGGCTGGATCGATTGGGCGAAGCTCGGCGGCAGCAACATTCAGATTTCGTTCGGCAATCATAATGGCTCGGATTCGGATACGTACGTGGAGCTGGGCTTCTCGTCCGGCGCAGGCTCGATTGCGGCGGGCGGTCAATCCGGCGAAATCCAGCTGCGCATGTCCAAGGCGGACTGGTCGAACTTCAACGAGGCGAACGACTACTCGTTCGATGGGGCGAAGACGGTCTATATGGATTGGGATCGCGTGACACTATACCAAGACGGACAACTCGTATGGGGAATTGAGCCGTAGAAGATGACTAGACAAAACTGGTGATGGGACACGGACCGCCGTAACGGCTGTCTTGACTCTGATTCGATCAAAAAATCAAAGCAAAGGGGATGAAAGTAATGAATGTTGCGATTCAAAAGAGATTCGGATTGCTATTGATGATCACCGCACTAATTATTAGCTTGTTGCCGTTAGGGAGCAGCAGAACGTATGCTGCAGAGCCTCATGTAAACAACCCGTTCGTCGGGGCGACACAATATGTAAATCCGGACTACGCGGCCTTGATCGATACGTCGATTGCCCGCGTCAGTGACAGCACGCTGAAAGCGAAGATGCAAACCGTAAAAAGCTATCCTACCGCTGTATGGCTGGACCGCATTGCGGCGATACATGGCGGAGAGGCAAACGGCGGAAGAAAAAGCCTAGAGGAGACAATGGACAACGTGCTTGCCCAGAAACAAGGCAACACGCCAATCGTGGTTACGCTTGTTATTTATAACTTGCCGGGCCGCGACTGTCACGCCCTGGCTTCGAACGGCGAATTGCCGCTGACGGCGGCAGGGCTGCAGCGCTACAAGACGGAATACATCGATGTCATTGCTGGAATTCTCTCCAAACCCAAATACCAGGATATTCGGATTGTGACGGTCATTGAACCGGACTCGCTGCCGAATCTGGTAACGAACCTTAGCGATCAAAGATGCGCGCAAGCCAATTCGACGAACATCTACCGCGATGCGACCCGCTATGCGTTGGACAAACTGCATGCAATCTCTAACGTGTACACCTATATGGATATCGGCCATTCCGGCTGGCTCGGCTGGGATACAAACCGCCAGCCTACAATTGATTTATTCACTTCCGTCGTTTCAGGCACGGCGGCCGGACTTGCGAGCGTAGACGGGTTTATCTCGAATACGGCCAACAATACGCCGCTCGAAGAACCAAACTTGCCGAATCCTGATTTGAATATCGGCGGTCAACCGATCAGGTCTTCCAAATACTATGAGTGGAACCCGTATTTCGATGAACTTGACTTTACCGCTGCCTTGTATGCCGGATTCGTGGCCAAAGGCTGGTCGCCGAACATTGGTTTCCTGATCGATACTTCGCGTAACGGCTGGGGAGGTCCTAACCGGCCGACCGGCGCAACCGGATCCAATGTTAACGATTACGTGAATTCGGGAAGAATCGACAAGCGTTTGCATCGCGGTAACTGGTGCAATCAGTCGGGCGCCGGCATGGGTGTGCCTCCCACAGTAGCGCCAGCGGGTTATTCTCATATCGATGCTTATGTTTGGGTGAAACCGCCGGGCGAGTCGGATGGATCAAGCTCCGCCATCCCGAACGATGAAGGCAAAGGCTTCGACAGAATGTGTGATCCGACTTATACGACGCCAGACGGCACTCTGTCAGGGGCGCTGGCCAATGCGCCGGTATCCGGTCACTGGTTCCATGAGCAGTTCGTGCAACTGGTTGAAAATGCATATCCCGCCGTACCGACCAGCGGTAGCGGCGATCCGACTATTCCGGCAGCACCTGCCGGGCTGACGGCGACAGCGGGCAACGCGCAGGTGTCCTTGACCTGGAACGCGGTGAGCGGCGCAACGAGCTATACAGTGAAGCGTGCGACGACAAGCGGCGGTCCGTACACGAACGTGGCAACCGGCTTGACGACGCCGAGCTACACGAACACCGGCCTGACGAACGGCACGACGTACTATTACGTCGTCAGTGCGTCGAACAGTGCGGGTCAAAGCCCGAACTCTGCCCAGGTGAGTGCGACGCCGACCAGCGGTGGAGGCAATCCGACCGTTCCGGCAGCACCTGCCGGGCTGACGGCGACAGCGGGCAACGCGCAGGTGTCCTTGACCTGGAACGCGGTGAGCGGCGCAACGAGCTATACGGTGAAGCGCGCGACGACGAGCGGCGGTCCTTACACGGACGTGGCAGTCGGTCTGACGACGCCAAGCTACACGGACACCAGCCTGACGAACGGCACGACGTACTATTACGTCGTCACCGCTTCAAACAGTGCGGGCCAGAGCCCGAACTCTGCGCAGGTGAGCGCGACGCCGACAGGTGGTCCAACCGCCTCGAACCTCGTACTGCAGTATAAAGCAGCTGATACGAATGCAACGGACAACCAGATCAAGCCTCACTTCAACATCAAAAATAACGGTACTTCGGCTGTCGATCTGAGCACGCTCAAAATCCGCTACTTCTTCACCAAAGACGGTTCTGCGGCGGTGAACGGGTGGATCGACTGGGCACAGCTCGGCGCCAGCAACATTCAGATTTCGTTCGGCAACCATAGCGGTACGAATTCGGATACGTACGTGGAACTGAGCTTCTCGTCCGGCGCAGGCTCGATCGCGGCAGGTGGCCAATCCGGCGACATCCAGTTGCGGATGTCTAAGGCGGACTGGTCTAACTTCAACGAGGCGGACGACTACTCGTTTGATCCGACTAGGACAGCTTTCGCCGACTCGAGCCGAGTCGTGCTGTATCAGAATGGCACGGTTGTATGGGGGAACGAGCCTTAAGAGAAATCATGATGACCGGAGCGCTCAATAGCGCTCCGGAATATCATTCAGATTTACAAATGAATGGAGGTTATTTATATGGCAGATCAACTACTCATGCATCATAAACAGTCAAAATTCAGATTGCTGATTATGGCTGCAGGTGCAGCGCTAATGTTGATCGTATGTTCGTTGCTATTTGCCGATCGCGCTTCTGCGCACGGTTGGATAGAGAACAGTCGTTCCGACTTGTGTTATGACAGGATCAATACAGGCTGCGGTGCGGTTATGTATGAGCCATGGAGTATTGAGGGTCGCGGCGATTTTCCGGAAATCGGCGTACCCGACGGCCAGATTGCGGGAGGAAGCAAATACCCGGAGCTTGATGTTCAGACCGAAAACCGCTGGAACAAAATCAATATGAAGGGCGGGCCTTTTACTTTCCATTGGGATATGGTAGCGAACCATAGTACCAACTATTGGGATTACTATATTACGAAAAAAGGCTGGGATCCGAATTCCCCGCTGAAGCGCTCGGATCTGGAGCTGTTCTGCAGATACGAGGATAATGGCGCGATACCTCCGATGGCCGTGGAGCATGACTGTTTCATTCCAAACGATCGGACCGGCTATTATGTCATAGTTGGGGTATGGGATATCTTTGATACTGTAAATGCTTTCTATCAAGTCATCGACGTGAATTTGACGATCGACCCTTCGCAACCGACTACGCCGGCTCCAGGACATCCTGGTGATCCGAATCGTTTCGGGGAGATCCGCGACTGGAGCCCGATCCGTCCTTACAATCCAGGTGAGCAAGTCGTTCACAAAGGCAATACTTGGCAAGCAAGATGGTGGACGCAAGGACAGGAACCCGGTGTGCACGAAGTCTGGCAGCAGATCGGTCCGGCTACGGGCAACCCGACAGTACCTGCGGCGCCGACGGGCCTGACGGCGACGGCGGGCAATGCGCAGGTGTCCCTGACCTGGAACGCGGTCAGCGGTGCAACAAGCTATACG from Paenibacillus woosongensis includes the following:
- a CDS encoding glycoside hydrolase family 6 protein, translating into MNVAIQKRFGLLLMITALIISLLPLGSSRTYAAEPHVNNPFVGATQYVNPDYAALIDTSIARVSDSTLKAKMQTVKSYPTAVWLDRIAAIHGGEANGGRKSLEETMDNVLAQKQGNTPIVVTLVIYNLPGRDCHALASNGELPLTAAGLQRYKTEYIDVIAGILSKPKYQDIRIVTVIEPDSLPNLVTNLSDQRCAQANSTNIYRDATRYALDKLHAISNVYTYMDIGHSGWLGWDTNRQPTIDLFTSVVSGTAAGLASVDGFISNTANNTPLEEPNLPNPDLNIGGQPIRSSKYYEWNPYFDELDFTAALYAGFVAKGWSPNIGFLIDTSRNGWGGPNRPTGATGSNVNDYVNSGRIDKRLHRGNWCNQSGAGMGVPPTVAPAGYSHIDAYVWVKPPGESDGSSSAIPNDEGKGFDRMCDPTYTTPDGTLSGALANAPVSGHWFHEQFVQLVENAYPAVPTSGSGDPTIPAAPAGLTATAGNAQVSLTWNAVSGATSYTVKRATTSGGPYTNVATGLTTPSYTNTGLTNGTTYYYVVSASNSAGQSPNSAQVSATPTSGGGNPTVPAAPAGLTATAGNAQVSLTWNAVSGATSYTVKRATTSGGPYTDVAVGLTTPSYTDTSLTNGTTYYYVVTASNSAGQSPNSAQVSATPTGGPTASNLVLQYKAADTNATDNQIKPHFNIKNNGTSAVDLSTLKIRYFFTKDGSAAVNGWIDWAQLGASNIQISFGNHSGTNSDTYVELSFSSGAGSIAAGGQSGDIQLRMSKADWSNFNEADDYSFDPTRTAFADSSRVVLYQNGTVVWGNEP